The following are encoded together in the Neomonachus schauinslandi chromosome 15, ASM220157v2, whole genome shotgun sequence genome:
- the ABR gene encoding active breakpoint cluster region-related protein isoform X5 translates to MTDILPQPDCSLKAVCEPLERCCLDRLEEPGSRRPPNTGARLWGRVRSKLLRQKLDPQTVETKNWHTDVIEMNGIKVEFSMKFTSRDMSLKRTPSKKQTGVFGVKISVVTKRERSKVPYIVRQCVEEVEKRGIEEVGIYRISGVATDIQALKAVFDANNKDILLMLSDTDINAIAGTLKLYFRELPEPLLTDRLYPAFMEGIALSDPAAKENCMMHLLRTLPDPNLITFLFLLEHLKRVAEKEPINKMSLHNLATVFGPTLLRPSEVESKAHLTSAADIWSHDVMAQVQVLLYYLQHPPISFAELKRNTLYFSTDV, encoded by the exons ATGACCGACATTCTGCCTCAGCCCGACTGCAGCCTGAAGGCGGTGTGCGAGCCCCTGGAGCGCTGCTGCCTGGATCGGCTGGAGGAGCCGGGGAGCAGGCGGCCCCCCAACACCGGCGCTCGGCTCTGGGGCCGGGTGCGTAGCAAGCTGCTCCGCCAAAAG TTGGATCCACAGACCGTAGAAACCAAGAACTGGCACACGGATGTGATTGAGATGAACGGG ATCAAAGTGGAGTTCTCCATGAAGTTCACCAGCCGGGATATGAGCCTGAAGAGGACCCCGTCCAAAAAGCAGACTGGCGTCTTTGGCGTCAAGATAAGCGTGGTGACTAA gcgCGAGCGCTCCAAGGTGCCCTATATCGTGCGGCAGTGtgtggaggaggtggagaagaGAGGCATCGAGGAGGTCGGCATCTACCGGATATCGGGGGTAGCCACGGACATCCAGGCGCTGAAGGCCGTCTTTGATGCCA ATAACAAGGACATCCTGCTGATGCTGAGTGACACAGACATCAACGCCATTGCCGGCACCCTGAAGCTCTACTTCCGGGAGCTGCCCGAGCCCCTCCTCACAGACCGACTCTACCCAGCCTTCATGGAGGGCATCG CCCTGTCAGACCCTGCTGCCAAGGAAAACTGCATGATGCACCTGCTCCGCACCCTGCCCGACCCCAACCTCAtcaccttcctcttcctgctgGAACACTTGAAAAG GGTTGCTGAGAAGGAACCTATCAACAAAATGTCCCTTCACAACCTGGCTACTGTGTTTGGCCCCACGTTACTGAGACCGTCGGAAGTGGAGAGCAAAGCACACCTCACGTCGGCTGCAGACATCTGGTCCCATGATGTCATGGCCCAG GTCCAGGTCCTCCTCTACTACCTGCAGCACCCCCCCATTTCCTTCGCAGAACTGAAGCGGAACACACTGTACTTCTCCACCGACGTGTAG